AAAGATCGGAAAGCAATTCTTTCTAATTCAGGCAGTGGAAAGGATCTTGAAGAGGCTGCTCCTGGGCTTATTTTACGGAAGAGGAAGTCCACTGATCAGTCAGCTTCCAGCGAGGCAAATTCATCTTCAGTTGAAAGTGAAGCATCAGTTGCTGATGCTGTGGCCCTTCTGCTTAAGCATAAACGGGGCCTACAAACTTCAGAAGAAACGGAGAATGAGGATGAACCACATGCTAGCaagagagaagggaagaagTCAAAACAAAAACGGGTATTGGGTCCAGCGAGACCAGATTTCCTCGAAGCAGGACCAGATTCTGAAACATGGGTGCCACCTGAAGGTACGGAAATTGTACTATTGTGTTACCACTCTGAAGCATATGAGCTGATTTGCCCCTTACTCATACTATTACTGTGTCTTGTGTAGGTCAAACTGGTGATGGGCGCACTGCGTTGAATGACCGTTTGGGTTATTGAAGCACCTCCATCAACAACTCTTGCTGTGGAGGAGTGGTCCTGTGCCTACAGTATTGCAAGCTTGTTTGGTGCCATATTCTGTGAGGGCAGTGCAATTGGAGCTGAGACTCATTCTGTTGATGGCGAGCTTAGAAAGGAAATAGGTTTTGTTGAGCTTCTAGTGGAATTGTAACTTGCTGATCCTCTCAATTTTTTGCAGAGAAGGTACATCCTCTCTCCAGGTTGCAGAGATTCAATGTATAATATCACTATAGAATGTAGATTGTGTGTGTCATGGTGATTTGTTGTATTTCCTGTTATTTCATACTGGCACGCCCATAGTTCAACGGAACTCAATTGGGTAGGTATGTTGGCATGTCGCGTACGGGGCTGGGAGTCATCTTGCCCCACATTCCAAACATCTTTTGTTTCTCTTCTGCTCGAACATCATAAGTAAAGTTGATCTAGTTTGGGAAAAAAATGTTCCAATTTAACAGAAAAACCAAGAAAAAAAGTTTCGATGTCACCAAGAGTATGCGAAAAGTTtacttgagttttttttttttgataaagaacTTCCATTCCAACTTAACAACAGAGTACATGTTTGAGGTTCATGGAACCCCAAGATACAGCTTTTAGTGCCGATAAAACAGCACAACCATGGACATGATTAGGGGAAGTACGGATCATAGTACAAGGATTATGGGGAAGTACAGATTTGGCTTGCACAGCAAGCAGATGGGCTCCCTGATTCTCGATTCTAGTGATCTTGTTAACCTGAAAGCTAGCAGCCAAACCAAGCTGCTGAAATTCCGAGATCCATGGCCTAAGCTTCCATGGAGCCTCCATCTGTCCCTTCTGAAGATGCTTGACTGCAAGAAGGCAGCCAGAGCCTAGACCAAGAGTGTGCACCTGCAAAAAAGAAGCTACTTTTGCCACCAAAAGGAGAGCAGATTACTTGAGGTACTGGTTGCTGGGTTAGATGAGCCAAACAAATTTGAAATCTCAGATCTCCAGGGTACCCATAGTGGAAGTGCCATCTGCATCTATAGAATCTTATGTTTGGACCGTGGATGAAACAGTTGAATATCACTATTAAGTTGTGATTATATACATCAAGCGATTAACAGTGATGGCACGAATACGATCTGTAGTCTTACGATACGCTGTTtttcagaaggaaaaaaagTCTACGATATGctaggatttttctttttttgataaggGACTTTCATTAAAACTTAAAAGCAATGTACATGAATGAGGTTCAAAGAACCCCAGGATACAGACTGAAGAGCTGAGAGCACTGCACAACTATGAGCATGCTCAGAAGCATTACAGATTGAAGTGAACACTGAATATGAAGTTGCATTTTTGGCCTGAACAGCTAGAAGATGGAAAGCTTGAGTTTGAGATCTTGAGATTTTGATGACCTGAAAGCTTTGCACCGAATTGAGATCCTGAAAATACGAAATCCATGGTCGAAGCTTCCATGAAGCTGACATTGTTCCATTGTGCAGATGTCTGACCGCTAAAAGGTAGTCAGATCCTATCCCAAGTGAGTGCACCTGCAAAACAGAAGCTATTTTTGCAGCCAGGCAGAGAGCAGCAAGCTCTCCCATGACTACTAAATCCACTGCTGTAGTAGCAAGGAATTGCAGACGACACGAGTGTACAACCTGAGGTCAATAACCATGTCCAGACCAGCAAATCTGACATTGTTACCTTGCCCATCAGGAGAaagagatgcatatgcataggCAAAGTTGAAAGGCTGCAAGTTTTGACAGCTCCCTAGATCCTGCACCACAACTAAGGAAGGAACAACTAAAGGAATAGAGATGTTGTTGGCATTATATAGCATAAAAAATCTAGTTGCAAGATctctattttcatatgaatgTGGAACAAATAAAGTAGCAGTTGCAATGTCAGGCTGTACCTCGTGACTAACTCTGTTCACCGCCCATTTCTTGTTATTGAATCTGTAGTCATTTCTAACGCTCCATAGGTACCACGACCTAGTAAAGACCTGCTGCAAAAGATCAACTGAAAAACTATTCGTTAAGATTGAAGCTAAGGTGTATTGAACACCATCAAGTTCTTCAGCTAGTCGATCTGTTCTCAGAGGCGGATCAGCTGCAAACCAAACAACTCTGGCAAAGTCACACTCAAAGAAGAGGTGAAATTCAGTTTCAACAAGACCTCAATTTTTGCAAGCATGGTCAATTCTAGAACTAAAAGAAGCTGCTCTGTGACCTGTAGCTAGGGAGTGTCTAATTAATCTCCAAGAAAAGGCTTTGATTCGAGGTGGAAGAGTTTTGTGTTTCCAGATCCTTATTAAAATTGACAGAGCTGCAGAGGAAATGCAACGAGGGCCTTGGTTTGGGAGGGAATGAGTCATTTGAGTGGAGAGGTATTTGTAAAAATCCTTGGCAGAATACCTTGGACTGAAGGTTTCCAACAGAGCTGATCTGTAGAAGGTGAAGAAACTTTGGCAACTTGAAGGATGGAATCAACAGCTTGTTGATTAGAGGTGGAGTTAATCAGATTTGAATTCCAAGTGGATTGTTGCTGATTCCACATATCAGAGACTAAATTGGGTAGCTGTGTATGGGTTTGAGGAAATTTCAAGTGGCTCTGAATATTTTCCCATATGTCAAACCAAGGCTCAGTCCAAATGTTTGTGTTACCTCTCTGTATCTGCACTACACATTGCTGTGTAGATAATGCTTAACCTGCATAATGGAAGACCAAAAAGCAGACCTAGTGCCATAACAAGGGGCTCTCCAAAAAGTAGTATTAGGAAAATATTTAGCTTTAAGAACAGAACAAAGGAAGGAATCCTTGTTAGTCGCAATCAACCATACAGAATGCAGCACTAAACTTTTGTTCACAGTATAAAGGTTTCTAATACCTAATCCTCCAGCAGACTTAGGCTGACAGATGTCCTCCCAAGATCTGAAATGAAAAGGCTTAGAAGAATCCTCATCCTGAACTCCCTGCCACCAAAAACGTCTGAGAATAGAATTTATCTTCCCTGTGAAGGTTCTGGAGAACAATATATTATGCATATAATATATAGGGATGGAAGACAAAACAAAATTAATATAAGTGATTCTACCAGCATGATTAAGCTTGTTAGCCCAAGATGAGATAAAGTCCCACTCTATTCTATCAAAAAGCTTTTCCTAAATCAATCTTAAGAAGGAAGCCTTTATGTTTCCAAGTAGTGAGACCAAAAGAGTGAGTAATTTCAAATAATTTTAGAGGTGATGTGTCTACCGGGAATAAAAGCTGATTGAGATAAATGCACTTTATTTGGAAGGAAAGGTTTAATCCTGTCAGCTAAGATTTTAGCAATAACCTTATAGATAACGTGGCAAAGACTCGTCTAAAATACTGAGGGAGCACATGAGCATTTTTCTTTGGAATAAGAACAATGAATGTTTTGTTGAGGTCAGGTGGAAGCATACCTGTGCGATAGAAATTTTGAACAAGATTTACCACATCGTCACCAAGCCAGTGCCATGAATGCTGGATAAGTCTTGCTGCTGGTCCTTGTCCTGCAGCTGCTGTACCTTGTGCTCCAGCTGCTGGTCCTTGTGCTGCAGCTGCTATGTTGACTGGAGGATAGTGTCCTTGTGCTGCAGCTGCTATATTGACTAGAGGacagtggggctgcagcatatgcttgctgcagcaccacttttgttaactacttttagggtaggacagtcctaagcatcttagactagatatgacagcatcaaaaaggcatcttagactagcatatgccttgatgcttggctggttggctgctaggccagctataaatatgtatccccaacccttggttggatatggtattgtggaaagaaaacccagaaaattaccccaactcttcctagtgccatcctcccgatgagagttacagttcagatcctagcaactggtatcagagctgtactGTCCTGTAGCTTGAACATCTCCTGCTCACAACCCTCCCCAGCCACCTTTCGTCCCCAGCCAGTAGCAGAAACACCGGCTGTCCCTGCTCACTCCTCTCCCTCTACGGAGACGAGCGGCAGCTCGTCGGAAGCAGCCTCTTCCCCACGCAGCCCCCGGTGGCGCGCTATCTCCGCAGGACAGTCTCAGCACTCGGTCGCCTCGAGCGCGCGGCGTCGGCAGGAGGCTGAGCTCGCTGCGGTAGAGGAGCGTACCCGAGTGGCGGCGGagaccgctgcggcggcggcaagggcgtcTAGGCtggcgacggcggagctggCTGCAGCAAgggcggaagcggaagcggtggcggcggtagaTGCCGcacgtgcggcggcagcggagctcgaGACTCTACGTGGCGGTAGCATCAGCAGCGCTACCTCTGCTGATGGCGGTACCGACGTAGAGCTCATGCTAGCAAGGGAGGTGGCACAGGAACGGGCGGCGCAGTGGGCAGCCGAGCACCCccgtgggcgcggcggcggcagcccagaCGGGCGTGCACGCGCCGGCGGTGCTCCCGGCGGGGGGGCGCGCGACGACCGTGTTCCTGGCGGACATGGTGACCGCGACTCCCAGGGCGACCCGCACATGGACCTTGCACTGGAGGTCCAGCGATTGCGGGAGAGGGCAGCCCAGCtggaggcggagatggagttcgatcggcggcgcggtggccggGTCGACGAAGGGCGCGGCCCTTACAGGCAGCGCGGCTCTCCCTCCCCGGACCGCCGTCATGGTCACCACGGGGCCCAGGCTGTTGTCAGGGAAGTCGGCCCCAGTGGTGGGTGGCCTACCCTCACCAAGACCAACTACGTCGAGTAGGCCACGGTGATGAGGGTGAGGCTCCAGGTGCGGCACATGTGGGAGGCAGTCCGGTACGGTGACGTCGACTACGATGAGGATTGACGGGCGCTGGACGCCCTCATCGCTGCAGTCCCGCCCGAGATGCAGTTCTCGCTTTCCAGGAAGCGGACTGCCAAGGAGGCTTGGGATGCCATCGCTGCGGCACGCATCGGCAGCGACCGCGCCCGCAAGTCCACACTGCAGGCACTTCGCAAGGAATGGGAGAACCTGGCCTTCAAGCCAAGTGAGGACGTTGATGACTTTGCTCTCCGTCTCAACACTCTGTTGCAGAAGATGGTGCAGTACAGCGACAACACCTACGGCAAGAAGAGAGCTATCAAGAAGCTCCTCCGCTGCGTACCcgagaagtacaagcaaatCGCTTGCTCGATCGAGTATCTGCTGGACCTCTCCAGGATGTCGATCGAGGAGGCGATAGGTCGCCTCAAGGTTGTCAACAACGACGAGTCACAGCCTCCCTCAGGGCCTGTCATCATTGGCGGGAAGCTCCATTTCACTCAGGAGCAGTGGGAGGCCCGCCAGGGTGATCGGAAGAAaggggagccttcttcctcgacaggcGGCCGTAGGCGCGGCAAGCCACGCAAGGCGCCCAAGGCGCGACGAGGCGCcgagggcggcgcgcgaggaggcgcccaAGGTGATGCTGGCGACGGGCGAGGAGGCGCCCAGGGTGGTGCTGTCGGCGAGCACAGGCCGCCACGAGACGACGCGTGCCACAACTGTGGCAGGCTTGGCCATTGGGCCAAGGACTGTCGACAGCCAAGACGCGGCCAAGCTCACGTCGCActagcagaggaggaggagccggctctgCTCCtggcacatgcaagcatcgagcTAACTCCAGTGGCATCGGCCGCAGCGgttctcctccaccttgacgaGCCGAGGGCACACACCTTCCTCGGCGACGGCTCCAGCAACGATAAGACTGAGGGGTGGTGCgtaacagctgccatttgaGACATTACAATGAATTTGAGCAATTAGAAGcaattccaaaagaaaaagaaaagaaattggcaaaaaaaattcaaattcggtcaaatttgaccgaaatttgaatttcaaattcgaaattcagaaaaacttGTCAAACatatggaatacaagtgtaagagtatTTGGAATTGagggatcaaaaatttggaattgAAATAGTGCTaattatctcaaaggaatcagtgaaaagaaaaagaaaaaggatgttcactgttcaccgtccgaaaacagcagtccagaaaaacagcagcagagtctgttttcaaaattaattTCTGGCAAATTTTGCAACTAAGTGCACCAAGACAACTACACTATACTGAAGTATGAACcttggactacaatattcatgtgttgttggccaggaacagtgaagggaaggtagtcaaactcaagctcaaagtcagcacaaaatcacagttaactgaaactctgaatttggttaagtctgaaacagcagcaaAGCATCAACTTGGAActcgaattcagagcaatgtagatcaaaaggggtacttgttcatgagcaaaatggaacattgggacattgtAGAACACATTTAGGAAGATGTTGAACTGAAAGAACAAGAATTGAGTCATTAATTTGGTTCCCAAAGTGAGAGCAACACCACTGTcataactgacgaactgaatttCTGATTCAGTCAAAATTCAGAACAAACTTGAGCAACATCTCCAAAATTCCGCtggtttgatgtttatctcgggatggagccaaaacaaaagatgacgggtttgagattatctccaacttctgttaaggcgctggaggccgtcggattgaaGATCGACCACGACTcagctctgaagatcacgggcggtgACTGAGCacccagacgtgtcgccgccgccgtcgtcggtcgaccgccagcgcgtctagctaggccacctcctcaccacgcaagcctaggggtagaccacggtggcagccatgcgcgcggtgaaaccctTGAATATTTACTGCTCCCGCGCCGTCGTTTCACCGtcttcctttttaccgccgcccgcacTCCTCTgtccaagcaccgccgccgagcaaaattccgccgCCACATCTCGCCTCCTGTCGATTCCTCTCgtccactcctccacagacaccccagctacaccccagaccAGTCGTTGTTCCACATCCATGCCCGAGTAACCGTGTTCGCCGCCGCTTctgcccgtcgccgtcgcgccgcccgctcacggtgagaaccacctcgcgctgcctctcttccttcttgagtagttgtagtcgagtccttagggtcctaggatggagtAGAGGTAGTTGTTTGAGTCAGTTGTGTCGTTGTCGTGagtagccacggccggccgagggagtcgccgcccgtcaccgtggaggggatggctccggccatctcccggggagctgttgccgcaCGCGGAGCCGTATGGGTGTAGAGGTGGTGTTGCGACCTaatcccgccgccgggagggcgccggccggcgagccgcgccgccccctgtcacgggcgcttttggcgggaggaaggagaagggcctGGACGCCGGGGCCCGCGCGTCaaaggagaaagaggagggaggCCGGGCGAGGCAGTAGCAGGCAGGCCGACCGGTcggtcggttgctgggccgcggtTTGGAGGCCCAGTAGCACGCACGCGGTCGGCTGAAATCGGAaaagaggccggaggcccagagcagTAGCAGGCCGACGTcgcaaaaagaaaggaaaaagaaaaagggccgACGGCCCAGTGGGAGCCGGCCAGTTTTcgcagagaaaaagaaaaaggaggtgGGCCGAGAGGCTGGTGTTGGgccgaagaaaagaaagaaaaggaaaaatcggcccgcggggcccgtcgggGGGAAGAAAAGAGCCGGCGGGTAGATTGAATAGGGAAAGGTGGGGTCCGTGCCGTGGGGCCCAGcgtgcgtgagagagggtagagaagggttgagtaagaaaagttttccggatgattttcgggaaaaattagattcctTTAGGtaaataattcgtttaaatccgttttacacctttttaatcacagaaatttgtaggagtgtccaaaattagtgaaaccaattttgttaggcttgttttattttcctttatgcattcaaatttttacaccctaggaaaataataaaaattctggtatttatttaatgccttccttttaaggtaattaaataaatacttaatatttataaaatgtataaaatataaataacactttattaatcacaaataattcttaactcataggaaattataTTTTCAAGTTAGGAAACaattaccactttttctaaaaataaaagaaaaagctataaggagggttaaataagaaaaataaaaattgtaggttaatctttttagatttttgtgtgttggtttgcaactttatcatgataagtcgtatagtccttgttggcttgcaactttatcatgaaggaaagttgtatagtctgttattcaaaaattttgcattctaacccctgcatgtattataCCGTAGATCCTGAAGCACCGGAAGCAGTTTActaggaattttcagaaggaccttcggagtccgaAGAGGTGTTTGAGTTcgttccctgtgaagccaatccATCAGaatctactaatctttttagcgaacaaggcaagccccggtgcatttatacctatctattttggagtcgttatttcatgtgactagttataggttatttgcttatggtatgcactaagtctaggagttgattgaaacctattcttgtgtatgatcatgccttgttttaaggacatctttgccacttgttcaaaccttagaaaatacccaagtctagaattgcttacttgcttacatacttggtttaccaaccttaaggaaaactcttaagtcatacatgttgcttataaaggataccttggaaagtgaaaacggacaaaagctagagatgtagttctgtctgctagattaatttgattaaggcctgattcgttgtcttaacctttgatcaagtgataagcatctgatcacttactgggtatgggaccagtaaagcccagtaggttagtaaactctgtgatcaggaatacttcgtacccgcgcttgacgtgctggagattggcaggggtgtagcctgaaactcacatggagatcgggccagacgtgagatcccatgtgggggtgcatctctgggtccgggtagtcgtattcctaatcattgattttgctaatcgagaggttgttagatacgacctggacagtcgtataaagctggtgatcagggtacgctcctgcaggatgtaattagatccggatcgccgcaattctcggttatgaatgcacttgatcaccgttgagcatcgtagtatcaattcatgaaATATGTATCTTCTGTTATCAAGTGATGTATGATTTAATAGCTatggttgcttttacttctgttatcatttagaatggttaggtaatgacttaactcaaataaaagataaaactaaggccttacTCGTactaagcttttcggcaaaaatggtgtcaaccaagcacacccaaaagctggcatgcattccaaagaaaactatttatattggttagtcgggtaagacttgctgagtaccccgtactcagggttttccccttgtggctatctttcagaagctccacaggaggctacagaggaggagaccccgaagccctagggtattgacttGAGTCttacaataccctagagaaaagtttacctacgcatcttctcctgaactatttatgtttaaatcttagagcttgtctaacactgcatcactaagtttgtttcaacctatgtcctgtaataactcgtaccttttatatatgtatataaaaatgtaatgtttattgatattatcccatcgcggatattatcctgatgtatggttatgaaacacgccgtggatccttcgaggagtcctagggacacttgacggactaccggacttatgctgttttaggtgcgtttcggataattgctgttccgacagcgattaggcgcacttaaaccagcttaagttgggcggttccgccacatggtGCCTCGACACCGGCACGACCCAGCACATGACCGGTCGGCGAGAGTTCTTCACCGAGCTTGACTCTAGCGTCCGAGGCACCGTCAAGTTTGGGGATGCCTCCCGCGTAGAGATCAAGGGCGTCGGCTCCGTCATCTTCACCGCCGAGTCTAGAGAGCACAGGCTGCTCACCGGAGTGTACTACATCCCCGCGCTGAGGAACTCTATCATTAGCCTGGGATAGCTGGAAGAGAACGGTTTGCGCGTGGTGATCGATGACGGAGTCATGAGGATTTGGGACTGCCGTCGTCGCCTTCTTGCCAAGGTAACCAGAGGCGCAAATCACCTCTACATCCTTAATGTGTAGGTGGCACAACCCTTCTACCTTGCTGCTCGTCGGGACGACAATGCGTGGTAGTGGCACGAGCACTTCGGGCACCTTCATTTCAAGGCTCTGAAGCGGCTCAGGCCTGCCATGTCTCGATCATGTGGAGCAGTTCTGCGATGTTTGTGTGTTGACAAAGCAGAGGCGGCTCCCCTTTCCCCAGCAGGCGAGCTTCCAAGCTAAGAAGAGGCTCGAGCTCGTGCATGGGGACTTGTGTGGCCCGATGACACCGGCCACACCCGGAGGACGACGCTACTTCTTGCTGCTCATCGACGACCTCTCCTGCTACATGTGGGTGATGGTCCTCGGCAGCAAGTGGGAGGCTGCGGACGCCATCAGGCGCACGCAGGCTGCTACGGAGGCAGAGTGCGGCCGCAAGCTGCGCGTGCTGCGCACCGACAACGGCGGCGAATTCACAGCGGCTGAATTCGCGTCGTACTGCGCTGATGAGGGCATTTAGCGCCACTACTCCGCGCCTTATAGCCCACAGCAGAACGGCGTCATCGAGTGGCGCAACCAAACAGTTGTGGGGATGACTCGAgccctcctcaagcagagggGGATGCCGGTTGTTCTCTGGGGAGAGGCAGTGGTGACGGCTGTCTATATCCTCAACCGCTCGCCCACCAAGGCGCTCGATGGCAGGACGCCAtacgaggcttggcatgggcgCAAGCCGGCGGTGTCCCACCCGCGGGTCTTCGGCTACCTTGCGTTTGCCAAGGAGCTTGGCCACATCGGCAAGCTTGACAACAGGAGCACTCCAGGAGTGTTCATCGGCTACGCGGAGGCTTCGAAGACCTACCGCATTCTCGACTCGGAGACACAGCATGTGCGCACAACGCACGAtgttgtgttcgacgaagggTGAGGATGGGTGTGGGACAAGGCAGTGGACGACGGTTCGACTCCGACGTACGACGACTTCACTGTCGAGTACGtccacttcgagggagctgggggagtaGGCAGCTCTTCTTCGCCGAGCGTGCCTACCCCAGTCCCCGAACCTTCACCGACTCCGACGCCTGCTACTCCGGCAGCGCCACGCTCTCCAGTCGCGACTTTGGCTGCGACAAGATTCTCGTcggcaccaccacagccggTGACGCCACGTACTCCAGCACCGACGACCACCCCTCCGGGCACGTCTACTCCGACACCAGCTCATGTCGAGCACAGCCCGGTGGAGTTCGCTACTCCGCTCTCTCACGACGAGGAGCGCATCGACGCGTACCACGACGGCGAGCAGTTGCGGTACCGTACGATGGAAGACCTCCTCGGCGACCAGCCGGTGCCGGGACTGGTGTCTCACAACCTGGAGGCACAGTTGCACCTTGTGTGCGACGACGGTGAACCTCGGTCTTTCGCGGAGGTCGAGAGACACGCGGCATAGCGCGCTGTGATGCAGTCAAAGATGGACACGGTTGAGGAGAACCGCACCTGGGAGCTTGCTGACCTCCCTCGTGGTCACCGCgcgatcacccttaagtgggtgttcaagctgaAGAGGGATGAAGCTGATGCCatcgtcaagcacaaggctcgcttggtggcacgcGGGTTCGTGC
Above is a genomic segment from Setaria viridis chromosome 4, Setaria_viridis_v4.0, whole genome shotgun sequence containing:
- the LOC140222571 gene encoding uncharacterized protein, coding for MQFSLSRKRTAKEAWDAIAAARIGSDRARKSTLQALRKEWENLAFKPSEDVDDFALRLNTLLQKMVQYSDNTYGKKRAIKKLLRCVPEKYKQIACSIEYLLDLSRMSIEEAIGRLKVVNNDESQPPSGPVIIGGKLHFTQEQWEARQGDRKKGEPSSSTGGRRRGKPRKAPKARRGAEGGARGGAQGDAGDGRGGAQGGAVGEHRPPRDDACHNCGRLGHWAKDCRQPRRGQAHVALAEEEEPALLLAHASIELTPVASAAAVLLHLDEPRAHTFLGDGSSNDKTEGWCVTAAI